The following coding sequences lie in one Saccharopolyspora hordei genomic window:
- a CDS encoding IlvD/Edd family dehydratase: MTSSEPTRRSTSWFGAEGKMGFVHRSKLYNSGRSPEMFDGRPVIGICNSWSELTPCNRHLRDVAEAVKRGVLLAGGFPLEFPTMSLGETLMRPSAMLYRNLMAMEVEENLRSYPLDGVVLLGGCDKTVPAQLMGALSADLPAIVLTGGPMLNGKFRGCDAGSGTHVWQFAEEVRAGRMSRAEFGRAEACLSRSAGHCTTMGTASTMACLVEVMGLSLPGSAAVPAVDAGRYALAEQSGKRIVSLVEDDVRPSSILDRRSFENAARLNAAIGGSTNAIVHLSALAGRAEVDFPLEEFDRQARDIPLLVNLLPSGQFLMEEFSYAGGVPAVVAELGERLHGDARTVTGRTLAENCEGAQNWNREVIHSCAEPVQPAGSATAVLHGNLAPNGAVIKLSAASPELIDHTGTALVFDTVEEYYARCDDPDLPVDADTVLVVRGAGPRGYPGMPEIGNLSIPKKLLDAGVRDLVRITDGRMSGTSYGTIVLHVAPESAAGGPLALLRTGDRVHLDVANRQLNMLVDDAELARRASEAAERPADAQGGWTGLYREHVGQADTGADLDFLRGRRGHAIPRRHL; this comes from the coding sequence ATGACCTCGTCCGAACCCACCCGGCGCAGCACCTCCTGGTTCGGCGCCGAAGGCAAGATGGGCTTCGTCCACCGCTCGAAGCTCTACAACTCGGGCCGCTCGCCGGAGATGTTCGACGGCCGACCGGTCATCGGGATCTGCAACAGCTGGTCGGAGCTCACGCCCTGCAACCGGCACCTGCGCGACGTCGCCGAGGCGGTCAAGCGCGGCGTGCTGCTGGCGGGCGGTTTCCCCCTGGAGTTCCCGACGATGTCGCTGGGCGAGACGCTCATGCGCCCGTCGGCGATGCTGTACCGGAACCTGATGGCGATGGAGGTCGAGGAGAACCTCCGCTCGTACCCGCTCGACGGCGTGGTCCTGCTCGGCGGGTGCGACAAGACCGTTCCCGCGCAGCTGATGGGCGCGCTGAGCGCCGACCTGCCCGCGATCGTGCTCACCGGCGGTCCCATGCTCAACGGGAAGTTCCGGGGCTGCGACGCGGGGTCCGGCACGCACGTGTGGCAGTTCGCCGAAGAGGTCCGGGCCGGGCGGATGAGCCGGGCCGAGTTCGGCCGGGCCGAGGCGTGCCTGTCCCGCAGCGCCGGGCACTGCACCACGATGGGCACCGCATCCACGATGGCCTGCCTGGTGGAGGTCATGGGGCTCTCGCTGCCGGGCAGCGCTGCCGTGCCCGCCGTGGACGCGGGCCGCTACGCGCTGGCCGAGCAGTCGGGCAAGCGGATCGTGTCCCTGGTGGAGGACGACGTGCGACCTTCGTCCATTCTGGACCGCAGGTCGTTCGAGAACGCCGCGCGGCTCAACGCCGCCATCGGCGGGTCCACCAACGCCATCGTGCACCTGAGCGCCCTGGCCGGGCGCGCCGAGGTCGACTTCCCGCTCGAGGAGTTCGACCGGCAGGCGCGCGACATCCCGCTGCTGGTGAACCTGCTGCCCTCCGGCCAGTTCCTGATGGAGGAGTTCAGCTACGCGGGCGGGGTGCCCGCGGTGGTGGCCGAGCTCGGCGAACGCCTGCACGGCGATGCGCGCACGGTCACCGGCCGGACCCTCGCCGAGAACTGCGAGGGCGCGCAGAACTGGAACCGCGAGGTCATCCACAGCTGCGCGGAACCGGTGCAGCCCGCGGGATCGGCCACCGCGGTGCTGCACGGCAACCTCGCCCCGAACGGCGCGGTGATCAAGCTGTCCGCGGCCTCGCCGGAGCTGATCGACCACACCGGCACCGCCCTGGTCTTCGACACCGTCGAGGAGTACTACGCGCGCTGCGACGATCCCGATCTGCCCGTGGACGCCGACACCGTGCTCGTCGTGCGGGGCGCCGGGCCGCGCGGCTACCCCGGGATGCCCGAGATCGGCAACCTGTCGATCCCGAAGAAGCTGCTCGACGCGGGGGTGCGCGACCTGGTCCGGATCACCGACGGCCGGATGAGCGGCACCTCCTACGGCACGATCGTCCTGCACGTCGCGCCCGAATCCGCCGCGGGCGGCCCGCTCGCGCTGCTGCGCACCGGCGACCGCGTGCACCTCGACGTGGCCAACCGCCAGCTCAACATGCTCGTCGACGACGCGGAGCTGGCCCGGCGCGCGTCCGAAGCCGCCGAGCGACCGGCGGACGCCCAGGGTGGTTGGACCGGGTTGTACCGGGAGCACGTCGGGCAGGCCGACACCGGCGCCGACCTCGACTTCCTGCGCGGACGGCGCGGGCACGCGATCCCCCGGCGGCACCTGTGA